The Magnolia sinica isolate HGM2019 chromosome 10, MsV1, whole genome shotgun sequence genome includes a window with the following:
- the LOC131217338 gene encoding uncharacterized protein LOC131217338: MAPGGRSGRSRTGSTPSTRDATETASTSHAASQASDPSVAHTPGTASSSTSRRGRGPTRGLVLERLTREGRVTVEFPQDCLRPVGDNVRLFTSEVSVLCRSLIPATTPRWADVTDDVRQLICQCLQDKFILDLSVLYISHAVDNMIREQFKEYHGELHQRYKLCRTYDEAVLSTPPHMTLDDRRILYERF, from the exons atggcaccaggtgggagatcaggtcgttcgcgcactggatctaccccttccacccGTGATGCGACGGAGACAGCATCGACGTCACATGCTGCATCACAGGCGTCTGATCCCTCGGTTGcgcatacaccgggcactgcat catcgtcgaccagccgacgaggacgtggacccacgcgtgggttagttttagagcgacttacgcgtgagggtagggtgacggtagagttcccacaggactgccttagacctgttggggacaatgtcaggttgtttacgtcggaggtcagtgtcctatgccgatctctgatccccgccaccaccccccgttgggcagacgtgacagatgatgtgcgacaGCTCATCTGTCagtgccttcag gataaatttatCTTAGATTTGAGTGTTCTGTACATTTCCCATGCCGTCGATAACATGATTAGGGAACAGTTCAAGGAGTATCACGGAGAGTTACACCAGCGGTACAAACTGTGCAGGACCTACGATGAGGCCGTACTGTCTACACCGCCACACATGACTTTAGACGACCGGAGGATACTCTACGAGAGATTTTAG